From the Thermovirga lienii DSM 17291 genome, one window contains:
- a CDS encoding ethanolamine utilization protein EutJ family protein (PFAM: Cell division protein FtsA~TIGRFAM: ethanolamine utilization protein EutJ family protein~COGs: COG4820 Ethanolamine utilization protein possible chaperonin~InterPro IPR013366: IPR018484~KEGG: tjr:TherJR_0626 ethanolamine utilization protein EutJ family protein~PFAM: Carbohydrate kinase, FGGY-like~SPTR: Ethanolamine utilization protein EutJ;~TIGRFAM: ethanolamine utilization protein EutJ family protein), whose protein sequence is MSRLDACAEALKSGKAIAPWKKLYLGIDLGTTNIVVVALNENGEPVAASMTSSTEIIRDGVVVDYWRAIKETEKNIEVICSKLGVSLDRLLENSVGASAYPPGISPRTAQVCANVVEALEIPCKGLYEEPVAAARALNMEEGVIVDVGGGTTGIAIFKEGAVTYSADEPTGGTHMTLVISGRMGLSFEEAEEKKRVKANHKFLRPILVPVVEKMATIVKEHLHKASWDFSGDPIYLVGGGADIEGAEEVFSSIVQYPVKLAKHCLLVTPLGIASMLWEEQCEKMVKEDAAHVN, encoded by the coding sequence TTGTCCAGATTAGATGCATGTGCTGAGGCGTTAAAAAGCGGTAAGGCCATCGCTCCATGGAAGAAGTTGTACCTGGGAATCGACCTGGGGACCACGAACATCGTGGTTGTGGCCTTGAACGAAAATGGCGAGCCAGTAGCTGCGTCGATGACATCGTCTACAGAAATAATACGAGACGGTGTAGTGGTTGATTACTGGCGGGCCATAAAGGAGACGGAGAAGAACATAGAGGTGATTTGCTCGAAGCTGGGGGTCTCCCTGGATAGGCTTTTGGAAAATTCCGTCGGAGCTTCGGCGTATCCTCCGGGCATATCTCCCAGGACGGCCCAAGTCTGTGCCAACGTAGTGGAGGCTTTAGAGATTCCATGCAAGGGCCTGTATGAGGAGCCAGTAGCTGCAGCAAGAGCGCTGAACATGGAAGAAGGCGTGATAGTGGACGTAGGTGGAGGTACGACGGGAATAGCGATCTTCAAGGAGGGAGCGGTCACATACTCCGCCGACGAGCCTACAGGGGGGACACACATGACATTGGTGATCTCTGGCAGGATGGGGCTTTCCTTTGAAGAAGCCGAGGAGAAAAAGCGAGTCAAGGCCAATCACAAGTTTTTGAGGCCCATATTGGTTCCCGTCGTGGAAAAGATGGCCACCATAGTCAAAGAACATTTACATAAGGCTTCTTGGGATTTTTCAGGCGATCCAATATATCTGGTCGGTGGAGGAGCGGACATCGAAGGTGCTGAAGAAGTGTTTTCGTCCATCGTCCAATATCCTGTGAAGCTTGCAAAGCATTGTCTTTTGGTTACCCCGTTGGGCATAGCGTCCATGCTCTGGGAAGAACAGTGCGAAAAGATGGTGAAAGAAGATGCAGCGCACGTTAATTGA
- a CDS encoding hypothetical protein (KEGG: ava:Ava_4746 amino acid adenylation~SPTR: Putative uncharacterized protein), with protein sequence MQRTLIDRLVEEVISRLSKPRVAFLWGSGEAPNKALETEAFNAVHYLPAESCFSPLSHLRPCYFLDRLEDIKKEVKTLDFLVALQVSPAVLQELCSAFPISNISLFISCFIDAGKPVIMDLRAIRERYEWGGLMQKLFEARLRELRSLGVVFVDKKVSSETTSAPQGEGKSLVLKDKGWLAWSEVSGMLPGGCRALVLKGDTKLSFEAISRLREQGVMVTREEG encoded by the coding sequence ATGCAGCGCACGTTAATTGATCGTCTCGTAGAGGAGGTCATATCGAGGCTGTCCAAACCGAGGGTGGCTTTTTTGTGGGGCAGTGGTGAGGCACCTAATAAGGCCTTGGAAACTGAGGCTTTTAACGCCGTCCACTACCTGCCAGCGGAAAGCTGTTTTTCGCCTTTGAGCCATCTTAGGCCCTGTTACTTTTTGGATCGTTTGGAAGACATCAAAAAGGAAGTAAAGACGCTGGATTTTTTAGTGGCCTTGCAGGTTTCACCTGCGGTGCTGCAGGAATTGTGTTCGGCTTTTCCCATAAGCAATATCAGCCTTTTTATCTCTTGTTTTATAGATGCAGGAAAGCCTGTGATCATGGATTTGCGTGCCATAAGAGAAAGGTACGAATGGGGCGGCTTAATGCAGAAGTTATTTGAAGCAAGGCTCAGGGAGCTTAGGAGCTTGGGAGTGGTTTTTGTCGATAAAAAGGTTTCTTCTGAAACAACTAGCGCGCCGCAGGGCGAGGGAAAAAGCTTGGTACTAAAAGATAAAGGTTGGCTTGCCTGGAGCGAAGTTAGCGGAATGCTTCCTGGTGGTTGTAGGGCTTTGGTGCTCAAAGGTGATACGAAACTTAGTTTTGAAGCAATCTCCAGGCTAAGGGAGCAAGGTGTTATGGTCACAAGAGAGGAAGGATAG
- a CDS encoding microcompartments protein (PFAM: BMC domain~KEGG: amt:Amet_3830 microcompartments protein~SPTR: Putative uncharacterized protein) yields the protein MAISARLVVKPTEALLEVLKSRLRPRVVKDFNGAGALLLIQGAVVDVLAAIDVATKASNVKASEVVGNCPQQLNTVVFWGSVSDVKQALSALKEWGDVKP from the coding sequence ATGGCTATTTCTGCTCGGCTGGTAGTCAAGCCCACAGAAGCGCTTTTAGAGGTCTTAAAGAGCAGGTTGAGACCTCGGGTGGTTAAAGATTTTAACGGGGCAGGGGCATTGCTGCTCATTCAGGGAGCGGTTGTGGATGTTTTGGCGGCCATAGATGTGGCGACCAAGGCTTCCAACGTCAAAGCCTCTGAAGTTGTAGGTAACTGCCCGCAGCAGCTTAATACCGTTGTATTTTGGGGAAGTGTATCGGATGTGAAGCAGGCTCTTTCAGCCTTGAAGGAATGGGGAGATGTTAAGCCATGA
- a CDS encoding Ethanolamine utilization protein EutN/carboxysome structural protein Ccml (PFAM: Ethanolamine utilisation protein EutN/carboxysome~COGs: COG4576 Carbon dioxide concentrating mechanism/carboxysome shell protein~InterPro IPR004992~KEGG: cbe:Cbei_4055 ethanolamine utilization protein EutN/carboxysome structural protein CcmL~PFAM: Ethanolamine utilization protein EutN/carboxysome structural protein Ccml~SPTR: Carbon dioxide concentrating mechanism protein CcmL): MKIGKVIGHVVSTKKDERLVGFKLLVVQVLHPTKEGDLGVREDKYHVAVDLVGAGVGELVLLCSGSSARVSASEEKGAPVDEAIVGIIDTVDFNL, translated from the coding sequence ATGAAGATAGGTAAGGTCATAGGCCATGTGGTTTCCACGAAAAAGGACGAAAGGCTAGTGGGGTTCAAGCTTTTGGTGGTGCAGGTGCTTCACCCCACGAAGGAAGGCGATTTGGGAGTGAGGGAGGACAAGTACCACGTAGCGGTAGATTTGGTGGGCGCTGGTGTAGGAGAGCTGGTCCTTCTGTGTTCTGGTAGCTCTGCCAGGGTCTCTGCCAGCGAAGAGAAGGGCGCCCCGGTGGACGAGGCGATAGTGGGAATAATTGATACCGTGGATTTTAATCTGTAG
- a CDS encoding ATP/cobalamin adenosyltransferase (PFAM: Domain of unknown function (DUF336); Cobalamin adenosyltransferase~TIGRFAM: ATP:cob(I)alamin adenosyltransferase~COGs: COG2096 conserved hypothetical protein~InterPro IPR017858: IPR002779: IPR005624~KEGG: tjr:TherJR_0629 ATP/cobalamin adenosyltransferase~PFAM: protein of unknown function DUF336; cobalamin adenosyltransferase~SPTR: ATP/cobalamin adenosyltransferase;~TIGRFAM: ATP/cobalamin adenosyltransferase), translating into MRIYTRQGDRGETHLADGSKVSKDHPAIVLNGHIDKAVSVLGAARSTAPEVLKEEIKALQEMLMSLMAFVARGSKEYELPGVESLESKIDSIQERYPFDCYSKVLDVFNKGKFVVPGESLCESLLHVARTVVREAERYALQAAKKQALDERLVPFLNRLSDYICVLAIAAVFEDFVSRITQIVMRELAKYGNFNLNKTGGGAGTMYSKGMNLDLALKFVDAATKRASEIGVPMVIAVVDESGVLTAYSRMDGALLVSCDLAIKKAKTAVSLRMPTDKVAELVQPGKPLYGLQSDSNLCCFGGGFPIKKDGKVIGAIGVSGGSVEEDMDVAQYALSVSSAF; encoded by the coding sequence GTGCGGATATATACAAGGCAGGGAGATCGAGGAGAGACCCATTTAGCCGATGGCAGCAAGGTTTCGAAGGATCATCCTGCGATAGTGTTGAACGGCCATATAGACAAGGCGGTTTCTGTTCTTGGCGCTGCCAGGAGCACCGCTCCAGAGGTTCTGAAGGAAGAAATAAAGGCCCTTCAGGAGATGCTCATGAGTTTAATGGCCTTCGTTGCGAGAGGTTCCAAGGAATATGAGCTTCCAGGCGTAGAAAGTCTGGAGTCGAAGATAGATTCTATTCAGGAAAGGTATCCCTTCGATTGTTATTCGAAGGTTTTAGATGTGTTCAATAAAGGCAAGTTTGTGGTTCCTGGAGAAAGCTTGTGTGAATCCTTGCTCCATGTGGCAAGGACGGTGGTCAGGGAGGCAGAACGCTATGCCCTCCAGGCAGCTAAAAAGCAGGCTTTGGACGAAAGGCTTGTGCCTTTTCTTAACAGGCTGTCGGACTACATCTGTGTCCTTGCTATAGCTGCCGTATTTGAAGATTTTGTCTCCCGCATAACGCAAATAGTTATGAGGGAATTAGCGAAATATGGAAATTTTAACCTTAATAAAACTGGTGGGGGTGCAGGAACTATGTACAGCAAGGGTATGAATTTGGATTTGGCGCTTAAATTTGTAGATGCTGCCACGAAAAGGGCGTCGGAGATAGGGGTTCCTATGGTTATAGCTGTAGTCGATGAGAGTGGGGTTCTTACTGCCTATTCCAGGATGGACGGGGCGCTTTTGGTAAGTTGTGACTTGGCCATCAAGAAGGCAAAAACGGCAGTATCCCTCCGCATGCCAACCGACAAAGTTGCAGAGCTCGTTCAGCCTGGCAAGCCTTTGTATGGCCTTCAGTCGGACTCCAACCTTTGCTGTTTCGGCGGAGGGTTCCCCATCAAAAAGGATGGAAAGGTAATAGGTGCTATTGGGGTCAGCGGAGGCAGCGTAGAAGAAGATATGGACGTTGCCCAGTATGCCTTGTCTGTCTCTTCGGCGTTTTAG
- a CDS encoding Aldehyde Dehydrogenase (PFAM: Aldehyde dehydrogenase family~COGs: COG1012 NAD-dependent aldehyde dehydrogenase~InterPro IPR015590: IPR012408~KEGG: tjr:TherJR_0630 aldehyde dehydrogenase~PFAM: Aldehyde Dehydrogenase~SPTR: CoA-dependent propionaldehyde dehydrogenase) has product MREQDIKQIVAKVLEELKDQVGSLEKSRTNQASYCYGDVDDAVEMAVKAQKIWQWEYSLEEKKRIIDGLKKFLLDYVEELAVLAVEDTDMGRVDDKIAKNKLAIEKTPGPEFFTTKATSGDNGLVLEELSPFGVIASITPSTNPTASVINNTICMISGGNAVVFAPHPSAVKCSLRSCELINQYLTSQGVPTGLVSSLSIATLENAQKLMTHKDVRLISATGGPGVVKAALSSGKPAIGAGPGNPPVIVDETAHLEKTAKDVIAGCSFDNNLPCIAEKELIVVNCVADQLKRYMLENGAFELKGGDVEKLKKLVLTEDGKPNKSYVGKDAVRILADIGIKVPESIRVILVEAEEKDPLVQEEMLMPVLPMVRVSDFEEGLMMALRVEHGFRHSAAIHSTNIDNMSRMARAMETTIFTKNAPSFASIGFGGDCPTAFTIATTTGQGPTTPLSFCRVRRCLLHGAFRIV; this is encoded by the coding sequence TTGAGAGAGCAGGATATAAAACAGATTGTCGCTAAGGTTTTGGAGGAGCTGAAAGACCAAGTAGGCTCACTGGAAAAAAGCAGGACAAACCAGGCTTCTTACTGCTATGGCGATGTGGACGATGCCGTGGAAATGGCCGTCAAGGCCCAGAAGATATGGCAGTGGGAGTACAGCTTGGAGGAAAAAAAGAGAATAATAGACGGGCTTAAAAAGTTTTTATTGGATTACGTTGAGGAACTTGCGGTTTTGGCCGTCGAGGATACAGATATGGGCAGGGTAGATGACAAGATAGCCAAAAACAAACTTGCTATAGAGAAAACTCCCGGCCCTGAATTTTTTACCACCAAGGCCACTTCAGGAGACAATGGCTTGGTTTTGGAGGAGCTTTCTCCTTTTGGGGTTATAGCCTCCATAACTCCTTCTACCAACCCCACGGCTTCGGTGATAAATAACACCATCTGCATGATCTCAGGTGGAAATGCCGTTGTCTTTGCTCCTCATCCTTCGGCCGTCAAGTGTTCTTTGAGAAGCTGCGAGCTGATCAATCAATACTTGACGTCCCAGGGCGTTCCCACTGGGTTGGTATCGAGCCTTTCCATAGCGACCCTGGAAAATGCCCAAAAGCTCATGACCCACAAGGACGTAAGGCTGATTTCTGCCACCGGTGGTCCAGGTGTCGTGAAGGCCGCTTTGAGCTCTGGCAAACCTGCCATCGGTGCGGGCCCAGGCAACCCGCCTGTTATTGTGGACGAGACGGCTCATTTGGAGAAGACCGCAAAGGACGTCATAGCAGGCTGTTCCTTTGACAACAATCTGCCCTGCATAGCTGAGAAGGAGCTTATAGTGGTCAACTGCGTTGCGGACCAGCTTAAAAGGTACATGCTGGAGAACGGTGCCTTCGAGCTCAAGGGCGGTGACGTGGAAAAGTTGAAAAAACTTGTCCTGACCGAGGATGGAAAGCCCAATAAGAGTTATGTCGGCAAGGATGCGGTGCGCATATTGGCCGATATAGGCATAAAGGTTCCAGAGAGCATCAGGGTAATTTTGGTTGAGGCAGAAGAAAAAGATCCTCTCGTGCAGGAAGAGATGCTCATGCCCGTATTGCCGATGGTGAGAGTGTCGGACTTCGAAGAGGGGCTTATGATGGCCTTGAGGGTAGAACACGGCTTCAGGCATTCGGCAGCTATCCACAGCACCAACATAGACAACATGAGCAGGATGGCAAGGGCCATGGAGACCACTATTTTCACTAAAAACGCCCCTTCCTTTGCCTCCATAGGTTTCGGCGGCGACTGCCCTACGGCGTTTACCATAGCTACCACTACAGGCCAGGGGCCCACAACACCTCTTTCCTTCTGCAGGGTGAGGCGCTGCCTGCTGCATGGGGCGTTCAGGATAGTTTAG
- a CDS encoding Respiratory-chain NADH dehydrogenase domain 51 kDa subunit (PFAM: Respiratory-chain NADH dehydrogenase 51 Kd subunit; SLBB domain~COGs: COG4656 NADH:ubiquinone oxidoreductase subunit RnfC~InterPro IPR011538: IPR019554: IPR017054~KEGG: drm:Dred_1302 respiratory-chain NADH dehydrogenase domain-containing protein~PFAM: Respiratory-chain NADH dehydrogenase domain 51 kDa subunit; Soluble ligand binding domain~SPTR: Respiratory-chain NADH dehydrogenase domain 51 kDa subunit) yields the protein MISKDELLKAVFEAGVVGAGGAGFPTHVKLKADGIDTYVINGVECEPLLFKDKHLMREESQFLVDSAREVAEAIGAKRAVFVLKEKYKEEIESLRKAGGEVIPIRDYYPAGDEVILIREALGRTVPEGGLPLMVGVVVSNVETLYNLGRAMDSKSVTHKFVTVSGYVKEPGVWLVPVGVHASSLIKACGGITIEDPWYIDGGPMTGKYRKDLDFVVSKTTSGIIVVPGDSALVKYETMPVEIMLKQAKYACIQCNQCTLVCSRKLVGYDLKPHMIMRAMAYNKLADISVLKSAFLCSECNLCSGLHACPMQLSPRRVNQQLKAILRQQGVKPEFQKRDMQMDLMRDYRLLPSGRLKRRIGLDKFPEELPFRGVFKDFDEVFVPFLQHIGRPCVPAVSEGDFVAAGQALGFPPEGALGAAVHSSIDGVVLSVTAEGVKIKKVDME from the coding sequence ATGATTTCAAAGGATGAACTTTTAAAAGCTGTATTTGAGGCAGGTGTCGTGGGAGCAGGTGGAGCAGGCTTTCCCACCCATGTAAAGTTGAAGGCCGATGGCATAGATACCTATGTAATTAACGGTGTGGAGTGCGAGCCCCTTTTGTTTAAGGATAAGCACCTCATGAGAGAAGAAAGCCAATTTTTGGTGGACTCTGCCAGAGAGGTTGCAGAGGCAATCGGCGCAAAGAGGGCTGTTTTCGTGCTCAAGGAAAAATATAAAGAGGAAATAGAAAGCCTTAGAAAGGCTGGGGGAGAGGTGATCCCCATAAGGGATTACTATCCTGCTGGTGATGAGGTCATCTTGATCAGGGAGGCTTTGGGCAGGACCGTTCCCGAAGGTGGGCTTCCGCTCATGGTTGGCGTGGTAGTGAGCAATGTAGAGACCTTGTACAACCTTGGAAGGGCGATGGACTCCAAGAGCGTGACCCACAAGTTTGTTACGGTAAGCGGTTACGTGAAAGAGCCTGGTGTTTGGCTTGTCCCTGTAGGGGTTCATGCTTCAAGCCTTATAAAAGCCTGTGGCGGTATCACCATTGAGGACCCGTGGTACATAGATGGAGGTCCAATGACGGGTAAATACCGCAAGGACCTGGACTTCGTGGTCAGCAAGACCACAAGTGGCATAATTGTGGTTCCCGGTGATTCGGCTTTAGTCAAATACGAGACCATGCCGGTTGAAATTATGTTGAAGCAGGCCAAGTACGCATGTATTCAGTGCAACCAGTGTACATTGGTGTGTTCCAGAAAGCTTGTTGGCTATGACCTTAAGCCCCACATGATAATGCGGGCCATGGCGTACAACAAGTTGGCGGACATATCTGTTTTAAAGAGTGCCTTCTTATGTTCCGAGTGCAACCTGTGCAGTGGCTTGCATGCCTGTCCTATGCAGCTTTCTCCAAGGAGGGTGAACCAGCAGCTTAAGGCCATATTGCGGCAGCAGGGAGTGAAGCCGGAATTTCAAAAGCGCGATATGCAGATGGACCTCATGAGGGATTACAGGCTCCTTCCTTCCGGCAGGCTAAAAAGGCGAATAGGCCTTGATAAGTTTCCGGAGGAGCTGCCTTTCAGGGGCGTTTTTAAGGATTTTGACGAAGTTTTTGTGCCTTTCTTGCAGCACATAGGCCGCCCGTGCGTTCCTGCAGTCAGTGAGGGAGATTTTGTGGCGGCAGGCCAGGCATTGGGTTTTCCGCCAGAGGGTGCCTTAGGAGCGGCAGTTCATTCTTCTATCGATGGAGTTGTCCTCAGTGTGACTGCTGAAGGGGTAAAAATAAAGAAAGTTGATATGGAGTGA
- a CDS encoding microcompartments protein (PFAM: BMC domain~COGs: COG4577 Carbon dioxide concentrating mechanism/carboxysome shell protein~InterPro IPR000249: IPR011238~KEGG: ckr:CKR_0770 hypothetical protein~PFAM: microcompartments protein~SPTR: Bacterial microcompartments protein), with product MEKALATIESISVARGYQIADSMLKSASISLYYASTTCPGKFLIIVGGQVSAVKTALNRALDVGKEMVVDYMFLPNIHPQVISALTCSTEVKDIKDLGVVEAMSAPSVLEAADAAVKASRVNLIEVRVGRGMGSKSFFSVTGDISDVKNAVKAAEGVISSRGLLVEAVVISRPHKDLVGVLG from the coding sequence ATGGAAAAAGCCTTGGCGACCATAGAAAGTATCAGCGTGGCGAGGGGATACCAAATAGCAGACAGCATGCTGAAATCTGCGAGCATTTCCCTTTATTATGCTTCCACTACATGTCCAGGCAAGTTTTTGATCATAGTTGGAGGGCAGGTTAGCGCTGTAAAGACAGCCCTAAACAGGGCATTGGACGTAGGCAAGGAGATGGTGGTGGATTATATGTTCCTGCCCAACATACATCCCCAGGTCATTTCCGCTCTTACTTGTTCGACAGAGGTGAAGGATATAAAGGACTTAGGGGTGGTTGAAGCCATGTCTGCACCGTCTGTTTTGGAGGCAGCGGACGCAGCGGTTAAGGCTTCAAGGGTGAATTTGATAGAGGTAAGAGTGGGTAGAGGCATGGGGTCGAAGAGCTTTTTCTCTGTGACTGGCGATATCTCCGACGTGAAAAATGCAGTGAAGGCTGCAGAGGGGGTGATTTCTTCTCGGGGGCTTTTGGTGGAGGCAGTGGTCATAAGCAGGCCGCACAAGGACCTGGTTGGCGTTTTGGGTTAG
- a CDS encoding iron-containing alcohol dehydrogenase (PFAM: Iron-containing alcohol dehydrogenase~COGs: COG0371 Glycerol dehydrogenase~InterPro IPR016160: IPR018211: IPR001670: IPR016205~KEGG: tjr:TherJR_0633 iron-containing alcohol dehydrogenase~PFAM: iron-containing alcohol dehydrogenase~SPTR: Iron-containing alcohol dehydrogenase) has protein sequence MGTKVMISPSKYVQGAGALAEIGAQAKHLGKKAFVIGGKRAMSTSKGIVEESFKKEGIEAIFEHFNGECCDPEINRLKKIAEDNAIEFVVAVGGGKVIDTAKAIAAMMGKPVVIVPTIAATDAPCSALSVIYTEDGVFDRYFVLPKNPDLVLVDTSIIAKAPVRFLVSGMGDALATWFEADSCFRSSAKNLPGGYSTATALSLARLCYDILMEYGKMAKLSVEKGVASPAVEKVVEANTLLSGIGFESSGLAAAHAIHDGFTILEETHSVYHGEKVSFGTLVHIVLEDRSWEQIEEVMNFCVEVGLPITLKQIGVVDPTPEKIMKVAEKTCEPGMLIHNMPFEVTPKMLFDAIFAADAIGTNYLKERGMEV, from the coding sequence ATGGGAACCAAAGTAATGATATCACCTAGCAAGTATGTTCAGGGAGCCGGAGCACTGGCAGAGATAGGCGCGCAGGCAAAGCACCTGGGTAAGAAAGCCTTTGTAATAGGCGGCAAAAGGGCAATGTCCACTTCCAAGGGCATTGTCGAGGAAAGCTTCAAGAAAGAGGGCATAGAGGCTATTTTTGAGCATTTCAATGGAGAGTGCTGTGATCCTGAGATAAACAGGCTGAAGAAGATAGCAGAGGACAATGCCATTGAATTCGTTGTTGCCGTAGGTGGAGGTAAGGTGATAGACACAGCCAAGGCCATAGCTGCAATGATGGGAAAGCCTGTGGTAATAGTCCCCACCATAGCTGCTACCGATGCCCCATGCAGCGCATTGTCGGTCATTTACACCGAAGACGGCGTATTTGACAGGTATTTTGTTTTGCCCAAAAACCCGGATCTAGTGTTGGTAGATACTTCCATCATAGCCAAGGCGCCAGTGAGGTTTTTGGTATCCGGTATGGGAGATGCTCTGGCCACGTGGTTTGAGGCTGATTCATGCTTCAGGTCCTCTGCCAAGAACTTGCCGGGCGGGTATTCCACGGCCACTGCTTTGAGCCTTGCCAGGCTATGTTATGACATTTTGATGGAGTACGGCAAGATGGCCAAGCTTTCCGTAGAGAAGGGCGTAGCTTCCCCTGCGGTAGAAAAGGTAGTTGAGGCAAACACCCTGCTGAGCGGAATAGGCTTTGAAAGCTCTGGCCTTGCCGCGGCTCATGCTATCCATGATGGCTTTACTATCTTGGAAGAGACCCACAGCGTATATCACGGAGAAAAAGTGTCATTTGGAACCCTGGTGCACATTGTCCTCGAGGACAGGTCTTGGGAGCAGATAGAGGAGGTCATGAATTTCTGTGTTGAAGTGGGCCTGCCTATAACGTTAAAGCAGATTGGTGTAGTTGACCCCACGCCGGAAAAGATAATGAAGGTGGCAGAGAAGACCTGCGAGCCGGGAATGTTGATCCACAACATGCCATTCGAGGTAACTCCTAAGATGCTCTTTGATGCCATCTTTGCAGCCGACGCCATAGGCACAAATTACCTGAAGGAAAGAGGCATGGAGGTATAA